From the genome of Candidatus Defluviilinea proxima:
GACGTGGAGCCTGATTCGTTGGCTCCAGTTGTGGATACGCTTGAAGGAAGCAGTGACCAGCCTCAGGTCCAGGTTTCGACGCGCCGCCGGGTGATAGATCGTGTTCTTTTGGTAGTGGAAGTCCTTGCGGTTGTCGGGCTTGTGGGCGTCCTTATCAGCGGCTTTAGCTTTTTGCGTGAAGTAAATGAGCAAGCAGCCTCCTTGTTGATACAGGAAACTCTTACACCGACTCCGCTTGTGATGGCGGTCGTTCTTCCTTCGGGACATCTGCCTCCGGATGCGCAAGGGAATACACGCCCGAACGATGCAGAGATACCGGAACATTTGCGCCCAATGGTGCAGTCATTGGCGAGCATTGCGATCCCTACAGCCGCACCAGACCAGGCGATACGCCTGCAGTTGCCGGCAATCAATATCGATGCTCCGATTGTGCAAGGCGATGGTTGGGAACAGCTCAAGAAGGGTGTGGGGCAGAGCCTGAGCTCGGTGAATCCGGGTCAGGTTGGCAACGTAGTCCTTTCGGCGCATAATGATGTGTACGGCGAGCTTTTCCGCAATCTGGACCGGCTGGCGCCGGGCGATCAGGTGATCTTATACACACAGCAGAGACAGTATGTCTATGTTGTGGACCGCACGGCGATCGTGGAGCCGACAGCGGTGGAAGTGATGGCATCCACGGGAAGCCCAACGGTAACGTTGATCTCGTGTTATCCATATCTTGTTGATAAACAGCGCATTGTGGTCTTTGCGCGATTACAAAACTAGGAGTTTCAAATGGCAAAGAGAATTAAAGCAACATCGTCAACTGTTACTGAGTTCAATCCCGATTATTCGCATGTCAAGCGCGACCTGAGCCGCATTGGTGTTCTAGCGGGATCGTTCTTCGTTATCTTGATCGTGCTTTCGTTTTTCATCAAGTAACCGCTTGCGGTTCCATCCCGGTGGGGATGTATGTGCCTCGCTGGAATCATTGATATTGCGTTCTTCGTACTGCGTAGTTTACGTGTCACGGATTACGCAGTATTATTTTAAACAAGGACTCGGACGATGACAGAACCAACAACTCACGAAGTAACATTGACCACGTTGACCTACGGGGGCGATGCAATGGGGCGACTCTCCGACCCCCTCACGGGGGCA
Proteins encoded in this window:
- a CDS encoding class D sortase, with the protein product MTRRKAPEDLSVEELRRLLIEKRRGARRERLEHFKRTGRVADVEPDSLAPVVDTLEGSSDQPQVQVSTRRRVIDRVLLVVEVLAVVGLVGVLISGFSFLREVNEQAASLLIQETLTPTPLVMAVVLPSGHLPPDAQGNTRPNDAEIPEHLRPMVQSLASIAIPTAAPDQAIRLQLPAINIDAPIVQGDGWEQLKKGVGQSLSSVNPGQVGNVVLSAHNDVYGELFRNLDRLAPGDQVILYTQQRQYVYVVDRTAIVEPTAVEVMASTGSPTVTLISCYPYLVDKQRIVVFARLQN